Proteins from a single region of Thunnus albacares chromosome 14, fThuAlb1.1, whole genome shotgun sequence:
- the LOC122997358 gene encoding uncharacterized protein LOC122997358, whose translation MAAPLHFLLILTGLTGIHSLTTVKKVSVKLGSSISIPCLYSLKYKNHVKYLCQGYYWRYCSYAVKTNQQKSSSGKFSISDDTNQGIFTVTINEITHKDTYFWCAVEIESGADVGHYFELSVTTGMSNLYVDQQEITAFKGRNVTIDCHYKYSAERKWCRLGRTCVTNQFGSIDGTAVTIDASVSDVFNVTMSELRTESSGWYWCAAGDLQMPVHLTVNELPSTTMSPSTARTLSTTHQHSSLLMSVEPCTAQPTNTTITGAGGESLQDEHKRPTTMTILIITLVLLLLVVLTAFFGWRMIRCNKTKPRTSDITAVSQTGSDPNVLYATGVHVARKQDQTPKDSVTYSTVNIRDGARQMVSQTRSDPDVLYATVVHAARKQDQTPKDSVTYSTINKRDGAKQMTEPEDGGVIYSTVGQHSNRMKKF comes from the exons ATGGCTGCTCCTCTCCactttctcctcatcctcactggaCTCACAG GAATTCACAGCCTGACTACAGTCAAAAAAGTGTCAGTGAAGCTTGGAAGCTCAATCTCTATCCCATGTCTTTATAGTTTGAAGTACAAGAACCATGTGAAATACTTGTGTCAAGGATATTACTGGCGCTACTGCTCTTATGCAgttaaaacaaaccaacaaaaaagTAGTTCAGGAAAGTTTTCAATCTCTGATGACACAAACCAAGGAATCTTCACTGTGACTATTAATGAAATAACGCATAAGGACACTTATTTCTGGTGTGCTGTGGAGATTGAATCGGGCGCAGATGTCGGACATTATTTTGAGCTGTCAGTGACCACAG GTATGTCAAATCTGTACGTGGACCAACAAGAAATTACCGCATTTAAAGGACGTAATGTGACTATCGACTGTCACTATAAATACTCAGCAGAAAGAAAGTGGTGCAGACTGGGCCGCACCTGTGTGACAAATCAGTTTGGATCAATAGATGGAACAGCAGTGACCATCGATGCCAGTGTCTCCGATGTTTTCAATGTGACTATGAGtgaactgaggacagagagcAGTGGCTGGTACTGGTGTGCTGCAGGAGACTTACAGATGCCAGTGCACCTAACTGTTAATGAATTACCCTCAACTACAATGAGCCCCAGTACAGCAA GGACACTTTCTACCACTCACCAGCATTCCTCCTTGCTCATGAGTGTTGAACCATGTACTGCCCAGCCCACAAACACCACCATAACCGGGGCTGGTGGAGAGAGCTTGCAAGATGAACACAAGAG GCCCACTACAATGACGATTCTCATCATCACCCTGGTCTTACTGCTGTTAGTTGTTCTCACTGCGTTTTTTGGATGGAGGATGATAAGATGCA ATAAGACCAAACCTCGGACATCTGACATCACAGCG GTCTCACAAACTGGGAGTGATCCTAATGTGCTCTATGCCACCGGTGTTCATGTGGCCAGGAAG CAGGACCAGACACCCAAAGACAgtgtgacatacagtactgtgaaTATAAGGGATGGTGCGAGGCAAATG GTCTCACAAACTAGGAGTGATCCTGACGTGCTCTATGCCACCGTTGTTCATGCGGCCAGGAAG CAGGACCAGACACCCAAAGACAGTGTGACATACAGTACTATTAATAAAAGGGATGGTGCGAAGCAAATG aCTGAACCAGAAGATGGAGGTGTGATCTACAGCACAGTGGGTCAACACTCAAATAGAATGAAAAAGTTCTAA